In Penicillium psychrofluorescens genome assembly, chromosome: 5, a single window of DNA contains:
- a CDS encoding uncharacterized protein (ID:PFLUO_007658-T1.cds;~source:funannotate) has product MALQGQALCVLMTVTCGLSYLLYGYDQGFMSGVLLVDDYLKTMDHPSSFMQGLLSSLYTLGCFFGSIGSMFFSERLGRKNPILIGTSFILMGATIQTASYSRAQFLVGRIVAGLGTGLNTSLIPVWQAETLPARKREKFGALQYVLVCTGASISYWMSYALSYSNNQPFEWRFAVAIQCVFGILLLFAVPCMPESPRWLFIHNRPDEALAIIMRMHGTSNTDDEEVQTELKMINQAIEAEERNGANKWIHLFKNEKGTQNLRRVMLGWWLMFMVMWSGVCSIGYYISYLFETSVGLSHNLSLLLSGFNGLWYLVSALIPFVIINRIGKRWCLMIGAFGMGCCFLTMSLTIRSGTYGASIVCVIAFFLYYTFFALGFLAVPWLYNAEILPLHLRSRGNAITTSSNWLWNFVTVMITPSVMSQQGWKGYLIFTVFNFCFIPFIYFFYPETTGRRLEEIDAIFYKTSPIVAGTEWAKKGMFETDHLDRMVGNIESAKAETSYVEDLSTA; this is encoded by the exons ATGGCGCTCCAAGGACAAGCACTATGCGTCTTGATGACCGTCACCTGCGGTCTGTCGTATCTACTCTATGGATACGACCAGGGTTTCATGTCGGGTGTCTT ACTCGTTGATGACTATCTCAAAACTATGGATCATCCGTCCTCATTCATGCAGGGCCTGCTCTCCAGTCTGTACACGCTGGGATGCTTCTTCGGTAGTATCGGGAGCATGTTCTTCAGTGAGCGACTCGGTCGCAAAAATCCCATTTTGATAGGCACTTCCTTCATTCTGATGGGTGCTACCATCCAGACTGCTTCCTACTCTCGTGCCCAATTCCTTGTTGGCAGAATTGTCGCCGGACTGGGAACGGGTCTCAACACGTCGTTGATTCCAGTATGGCAGGCTGAGACGCTGCCAGCTCGGAAACGAGAGAAATTCGGTGCTTTGCAATACGTGCTGGTCTGCACGGGAGCTTCCATCAGCTACTGGATGAGCTATGCGCTGTCATACTCTAATAATCAGCCATTCGAGTGGCGGTTTGCTGTTGCTATCCAGTGTGTCTTCGGTATTCTTCTCCTGTTCGCTG TTCCCTGCATGCCAGAGTCCCCTCGCTGGCTATTCATTCATAACCGGCCCGATGAAGCTCTAGCTATCATAATGAGAATGCACGGAACAAGTAACACCGACGATGAGGAAGTGCAAACCGAACTCAAGATGATCAACCAGGCCAttgaggcggaggagcgcAATGGCGCGAATAAATGGATTCATCTTTTCAAGAACGAAAAAGGAACCCAGAATCTGCGCCGGGTCATGTTGGGCTGGTG GCTTATGTTCATGGTTATGTGGTCTGGCGTTTGCAGCATCGGCTACTATATTTCCTATCTCTTTGAAACTTCCGTCGGCCTTAGTCATAACCTTTCATTGCTACTCTCTGGCTTCAATGGGCTGTGGTACCTCGTCTCAGCGTTGATCCCCTTCGTCATTATCAACCGCATTGGCAAGCGCTGGTGTCTCATGATCGGAGCATTTGGCAtgggctgctgctttctCACCATGTCCTTGACCATCCGCTCCGGTACCTATGGTGCATCCATTGTCTGCGTGATCGCCTTTTTCCTATACTACACTTTCTTCGCCTTGGGTTTCCTCGCCGTGCCATGGCTATACAATGCCGAGATTCTCCCACTCCATCTACGTTCGCGAGGAAATGCCATCACTACCTCGTCGAACTGGCTTTGGAACTTTGTGACTGTTATGATCACACCATCCGTGATGAGCCAGCAGGGCTGGAAGGGATACTTGATCTTTACGGTCTTCAATTTCTGCTTCATTCCGTTCATCTACTTCTTCTACCCTGAGACTACGGGTAGGCGACTGGAAGAAATCGATGCCATCTTTTATAAGACCAGTCCGATTGTTGCAGGTACCGAGTGGGCAAAGAAGGGCATGTTTGAAACTGATCATCTGGATCGGATGGTAGGCAACATTGAGAGTGCAAAGGCTGAAACAAGTTATGTTGAGGACCTTTCTACGGCTTAG